The following proteins come from a genomic window of Ailuropoda melanoleuca isolate Jingjing chromosome 2, ASM200744v2, whole genome shotgun sequence:
- the ZNF691 gene encoding zinc finger protein 691 has product MGSEKEQSPEQHLPEEGEWGKPWRADDSEGFQIPDGEKEHGQESPKEGPQEIHPKKPWQKVTVPAGEPGGPVAHLRPETDEKPFICAQCGKTFNNTSNLRTHQRIHTGEKPYKCSECGKSFSRSSNRIRHERIHLEEKHYKCPKCQESFRRRSDLTTHQQDHLGKRPYRCDICGKSFSQSATLAVHRRTHLEPAPYICCECGKSFSNSSSFGVHHRTHTGERPYECAECGRTFSDISNFGAHQRTHRGEKPYWCTLCGKHFSRSSNLIRHQKTHMGEQAGKDSS; this is encoded by the coding sequence ATGGGCAGTGAAAAGGAGCAGAGTCCAGAGCAGCACCTGCCCGAGGAAGGGGAATGGGGGAAGCCCTGGAGAGCGGATGACTCAGAGGGTTTTCAGATCCCAGATGGGGAGAAAGAGCACGGGCAAGAGAGCCCAAAAGAGGGTCCGCAAGAGATCCATCCCAAAAAGCCATGGCAGAAAGTCACTGTCCCCGCTGGAGAGCCCGGGGGCCCCGTGGCTCACCTGAGGCCTGAGACCGACGAGAAGCCCTTcatctgtgcccagtgtgggaaAACCTTCAATAACACCTCCAACCTGAGAACACACCAGCGCATCCACACCGGCGAGAAGCCTTACAAGTGCTCGGAATGCGGCAAGAGCTTCTCGAGAAGCTCTAACCGCATCCGGCACGAGCGGATCCACCTGGAAGAGAAGCACTACAAATGTCCCAAGTGTCAGGAGAGCTTTCGGCGGCGCTCGGACCTCACCACGCACCAGCAAGACCACCTGGGCAAGCGGCCGTACCGCTGTGACATCTGTGGCAAGAGCTTCAGCCAGAGCGCCACGCTGGCCGTGCACCGCCGGACCCACCTGGAGCCCGCGCCCTACATATGCTGTGAGTGCGGGAAGAGCTTCAGCAACAGCTCCAGCTTTGGCGTGCACCACCGCACGCACACAGGCGAGAGGCCCTACGAGTGCGCTGAGTGCGGGCGGACCTTCAGCGACATCTCCAACTTTGGAGCACACCAGAGGACCCACAGAGGGGAGAAGCCCTACTGGTGCACTCTGTGCGGGAAACACTTCTCCCGGAGCTCAAACCTCATCCGCCACCAGAAAACGCACATGGGAGAGCAGGCTGGGAAAGACTCCAGCTGA